The genomic interval ATCGCGAACGACAAGACCCTCCCGCCGGAAGAGCAATTCGCTGCCCGCCTCAAGCTGGCCGAACTGCCGCGCAACTCCTCGAAGGTGCGCATCCGGAACCGCTGCGAAATGACCGGGCGTCCGCGCGCGTTCTATCGCAAGTTCAAGCTGTCCCGCGTCACGCTCCGTGAACTGGCCTCGACCGGCCAGATCCCGGGCATGACGAAGTCGAGCTGGTAAGGAGGGTCCGAGAATGTCTTTGAGCGATCCGCTCGGCGATATGCTGACCCGCATCCGCAACGGTCAGCACGCCCGCATGTCCGTTGTGGTTTCCCCGGCGTCTAAGCTGCGTGTCAATGTCCTGGAAGTTCTGAAGCGTGAAGGCTTCATCCGCGGCTGGTCCGAGGAAGAACTGCGTCCGGGCGTCAAGAACCTGAAGATCGAGCTGAAGTACCACGAAGGCGAGCCTGTCATTAAGCAGATCGCCCGTGTGTCGAAGCCCGGCCGTCGCGTCTATTCGAAGATCGCCGACCTGCCCCGTGTCTACAACGGGCTCGGTCTGTCGATCCTGTCGACCCCGCGCGGCGTGATGTCGGACAATGAGGCCCGCGCCGCCAACGTTGGCGGTG from Azospirillum sp. TSH100 carries:
- the rpsN gene encoding 30S ribosomal protein S14, giving the protein MAKTSAIEKNKRRAKLAKQYANKRARLKAIANDKTLPPEEQFAARLKLAELPRNSSKVRIRNRCEMTGRPRAFYRKFKLSRVTLRELASTGQIPGMTKSSW
- the rpsH gene encoding 30S ribosomal protein S8, whose translation is MSLSDPLGDMLTRIRNGQHARMSVVVSPASKLRVNVLEVLKREGFIRGWSEEELRPGVKNLKIELKYHEGEPVIKQIARVSKPGRRVYSKIADLPRVYNGLGLSILSTPRGVMSDNEARAANVGGEVLCRVF